One part of the Muntiacus reevesi chromosome 18, mMunRee1.1, whole genome shotgun sequence genome encodes these proteins:
- the HEXD gene encoding hexosaminidase D isoform X1, whose protein sequence is MSDSSPFKMRLVHLDLKGAPPKVCYLSEIFPLFRALGANGVLIEYEDMFPYEGHLRLLRAKHAYSPSEIKEILHLATLNELEVIPLVQTFGHMEFVLKHEALAHLREVARFPNTLNPHKEESLALVRTMIDQVMELHPGARWLHVGCDEVYYLGEGETSRQWLQQEPNSKAKLCLSHMEAVASHVRARHPTTTPLMWDDMLRDIPEDQLSGSRVPQLMEPVLWDYGADLDIHGKALLVEKYRKSGFSWLWAASAFKGATGVNQSLTPIEYHLRNHLQWLQVAGSVPADTLRGIILTGWQRYDHFSVLCELLPVGIPSLAVCLQALLHGDFAENVKARVENFLGVSSLEEMDFRSEGAGSFPGSDILALIIQISLHLCSSVDALLERDRYVTGWFSPYHRRRKLIHPVMIEHIQPQALSLLARWNTLAGELEAAMQRVFYPDTVEEWLEENVHPSLRRLQALLQDLGEAASPRQDSGQDP, encoded by the exons ATGTCGGATTCCTCACCATTTAAGATGCGACTAGTTCATCTGGACCTGAAAGGAGCCCCGCCAAAGGTCTGCTACCTCTCGGAG ATTTTCCCCCTGTTCCGTGCCCTGGGTGCAAATGGCGTCCTCATTGAGTATGAAGACATGTTTCCCTATGAGGGTCACCTGAGGCTGCTGAGGGCCAAGCATGCGTACAG CCCTTCCGAAATCAAAGAGATCCTGCACCTGGCCACACTGAATGAGCTGGAGGTCATTCCCTTGGTGCAGACATTTGGGCACATGGAG TTTGTGCTGAAGCATGAGGCTCTTGCTCACCTCCGGGAAGTGGCACGTTTCCCCAATACCCTGAACCCCCACAAAGAGGAGTCCCTGGCACTGGTCAGAACCATGATCGACCAGGTAATGGAGCTGCACCCGGGCGCCCGGTGGCTCCACGTCGGCTGTGACGAG GTCTACTACCTTGGAGAGGGTGAGACCTCAAGACAGTGGTTGCAGCAGGAGCCCAACAGCAAAGCAAAGCTGTGTCTGTCCCACATGGAGGCGGTGGCCAGCCATGTGCGGGCCCGGCACCCCACCACAACACCCCTGATGTGGGACGACATGCTGCGGGACATCCCCGAGGACCAGCTCTCAG GGTCGAGGGTACCACAGCtgatggagcctgtgctctgggactACGGGGCTGACCTGGACATCCACGGCAAAG CGCTCCTTGTGGAGAAGTACCGGAAGAGCGgcttctcctggctctgggccgccagcgCCTTCAAGGGGGCCACAGGAGTGAACCAGAGCCTGACCCCCATCGAGTACCACCTCAGAAACCACCTGCAGTGGCTGCAGGTGGCAGGCAGCGTGCCAGCGGACACGCTGCGGGGCATCATCCTGACTGGCTGGCAGAG GTATGACCACTTCTCCGTACTGTGCGAGCTGCTGCCCGTGGGAATCCCGTCCCTGGCCGTCTGTCTGCAGGCGCTGCTGCACG GAGACTTTGCTGAAAATGTCAAAGCAAGAGTGGAGAACTTTCTTGGGGTTTCGAGCCTGGAGGAAATGGATTTTAGGAG TGAGGGTGCTGGCTCCTTCCCTGGCAGCGACATCCTGGCCCTCATCATACAAATCAGCCTCCATCTGTGCAGCTCCGTGGACGCGCTGCTGGAGAGGGACAG GTACGTGACCGGCTGGTTCAGCCCCTACCATCGCAGGAGGAAGCTCATCCATCCCGTCATGATCGAGCACATCCAGCCCCAGGCACTCAG TCTCCTGGCCAGGTGGAACACCCTCGCAGGGGAGCTGGAGGCTGCCATGCAGCGTGTCTTCTACCCGGACACGGTGGAGGAGTGGCTGGAGGAGAACGTGCACCCCAGCCTGCGGCGGCTGCAGGCTCTGCTACAGGACCTGGGTGAGGCAGCCAGCCCCAGGCAGGACTCAGGTCAGGACCCCTGA
- the HEXD gene encoding hexosaminidase D isoform X2: MSDSSPFKMRLVHLDLKGAPPKVCYLSEIFPLFRALGANGVLIEYEDMFPYEGHLRLLRAKHAYSPSEIKEILHLATLNELEVIPLVQTFGHMEFVLKHEALAHLREVARFPNTLNPHKEESLALVRTMIDQVMELHPGARWLHVGCDEVYYLGEGETSRQWLQQEPNSKAKLCLSHMEAVASHVRARHPTTTPLMWDDMLRDIPEDQLSGSRVPQLMEPVLWDYGADLDIHGKALLVEKYRKSGFSWLWAASAFKGATGVNQSLTPIEYHLRNHLQWLQVAGSVPADTLRGIILTGWQRYDHFSVLCELLPVGIPSLAVCLQALLHGDFAENVKARVENFLGVSSLEEMDFRRYVTGWFSPYHRRRKLIHPVMIEHIQPQALSLLARWNTLAGELEAAMQRVFYPDTVEEWLEENVHPSLRRLQALLQDLGEAASPRQDSGQDP; encoded by the exons ATGTCGGATTCCTCACCATTTAAGATGCGACTAGTTCATCTGGACCTGAAAGGAGCCCCGCCAAAGGTCTGCTACCTCTCGGAG ATTTTCCCCCTGTTCCGTGCCCTGGGTGCAAATGGCGTCCTCATTGAGTATGAAGACATGTTTCCCTATGAGGGTCACCTGAGGCTGCTGAGGGCCAAGCATGCGTACAG CCCTTCCGAAATCAAAGAGATCCTGCACCTGGCCACACTGAATGAGCTGGAGGTCATTCCCTTGGTGCAGACATTTGGGCACATGGAG TTTGTGCTGAAGCATGAGGCTCTTGCTCACCTCCGGGAAGTGGCACGTTTCCCCAATACCCTGAACCCCCACAAAGAGGAGTCCCTGGCACTGGTCAGAACCATGATCGACCAGGTAATGGAGCTGCACCCGGGCGCCCGGTGGCTCCACGTCGGCTGTGACGAG GTCTACTACCTTGGAGAGGGTGAGACCTCAAGACAGTGGTTGCAGCAGGAGCCCAACAGCAAAGCAAAGCTGTGTCTGTCCCACATGGAGGCGGTGGCCAGCCATGTGCGGGCCCGGCACCCCACCACAACACCCCTGATGTGGGACGACATGCTGCGGGACATCCCCGAGGACCAGCTCTCAG GGTCGAGGGTACCACAGCtgatggagcctgtgctctgggactACGGGGCTGACCTGGACATCCACGGCAAAG CGCTCCTTGTGGAGAAGTACCGGAAGAGCGgcttctcctggctctgggccgccagcgCCTTCAAGGGGGCCACAGGAGTGAACCAGAGCCTGACCCCCATCGAGTACCACCTCAGAAACCACCTGCAGTGGCTGCAGGTGGCAGGCAGCGTGCCAGCGGACACGCTGCGGGGCATCATCCTGACTGGCTGGCAGAG GTATGACCACTTCTCCGTACTGTGCGAGCTGCTGCCCGTGGGAATCCCGTCCCTGGCCGTCTGTCTGCAGGCGCTGCTGCACG GAGACTTTGCTGAAAATGTCAAAGCAAGAGTGGAGAACTTTCTTGGGGTTTCGAGCCTGGAGGAAATGGATTTTAGGAG GTACGTGACCGGCTGGTTCAGCCCCTACCATCGCAGGAGGAAGCTCATCCATCCCGTCATGATCGAGCACATCCAGCCCCAGGCACTCAG TCTCCTGGCCAGGTGGAACACCCTCGCAGGGGAGCTGGAGGCTGCCATGCAGCGTGTCTTCTACCCGGACACGGTGGAGGAGTGGCTGGAGGAGAACGTGCACCCCAGCCTGCGGCGGCTGCAGGCTCTGCTACAGGACCTGGGTGAGGCAGCCAGCCCCAGGCAGGACTCAGGTCAGGACCCCTGA
- the HEXD gene encoding hexosaminidase D isoform X3 gives MEFVLKHEALAHLREVARFPNTLNPHKEESLALVRTMIDQVMELHPGARWLHVGCDEVYYLGEGETSRQWLQQEPNSKAKLCLSHMEAVASHVRARHPTTTPLMWDDMLRDIPEDQLSGSRVPQLMEPVLWDYGADLDIHGKALLVEKYRKSGFSWLWAASAFKGATGVNQSLTPIEYHLRNHLQWLQVAGSVPADTLRGIILTGWQRYDHFSVLCELLPVGIPSLAVCLQALLHGDFAENVKARVENFLGVSSLEEMDFRSEGAGSFPGSDILALIIQISLHLCSSVDALLERDRYVTGWFSPYHRRRKLIHPVMIEHIQPQALSLLARWNTLAGELEAAMQRVFYPDTVEEWLEENVHPSLRRLQALLQDLGEAASPRQDSGQDP, from the exons ATGGAG TTTGTGCTGAAGCATGAGGCTCTTGCTCACCTCCGGGAAGTGGCACGTTTCCCCAATACCCTGAACCCCCACAAAGAGGAGTCCCTGGCACTGGTCAGAACCATGATCGACCAGGTAATGGAGCTGCACCCGGGCGCCCGGTGGCTCCACGTCGGCTGTGACGAG GTCTACTACCTTGGAGAGGGTGAGACCTCAAGACAGTGGTTGCAGCAGGAGCCCAACAGCAAAGCAAAGCTGTGTCTGTCCCACATGGAGGCGGTGGCCAGCCATGTGCGGGCCCGGCACCCCACCACAACACCCCTGATGTGGGACGACATGCTGCGGGACATCCCCGAGGACCAGCTCTCAG GGTCGAGGGTACCACAGCtgatggagcctgtgctctgggactACGGGGCTGACCTGGACATCCACGGCAAAG CGCTCCTTGTGGAGAAGTACCGGAAGAGCGgcttctcctggctctgggccgccagcgCCTTCAAGGGGGCCACAGGAGTGAACCAGAGCCTGACCCCCATCGAGTACCACCTCAGAAACCACCTGCAGTGGCTGCAGGTGGCAGGCAGCGTGCCAGCGGACACGCTGCGGGGCATCATCCTGACTGGCTGGCAGAG GTATGACCACTTCTCCGTACTGTGCGAGCTGCTGCCCGTGGGAATCCCGTCCCTGGCCGTCTGTCTGCAGGCGCTGCTGCACG GAGACTTTGCTGAAAATGTCAAAGCAAGAGTGGAGAACTTTCTTGGGGTTTCGAGCCTGGAGGAAATGGATTTTAGGAG TGAGGGTGCTGGCTCCTTCCCTGGCAGCGACATCCTGGCCCTCATCATACAAATCAGCCTCCATCTGTGCAGCTCCGTGGACGCGCTGCTGGAGAGGGACAG GTACGTGACCGGCTGGTTCAGCCCCTACCATCGCAGGAGGAAGCTCATCCATCCCGTCATGATCGAGCACATCCAGCCCCAGGCACTCAG TCTCCTGGCCAGGTGGAACACCCTCGCAGGGGAGCTGGAGGCTGCCATGCAGCGTGTCTTCTACCCGGACACGGTGGAGGAGTGGCTGGAGGAGAACGTGCACCCCAGCCTGCGGCGGCTGCAGGCTCTGCTACAGGACCTGGGTGAGGCAGCCAGCCCCAGGCAGGACTCAGGTCAGGACCCCTGA